Part of the Bacillus andreraoultii genome is shown below.
GTTATTGCGCTATGTTGGTAGTTTATTAAATCGATAATGTCAGAATCAACCGTCAATATCATTCTAAATACATTTAAGAATGATCAGACGGTCTTTTTTTTAAAAAAAGAATTCCGTTATTTCTGATGTACTCTTTCCCTTTCTCAAAGCCTGTCCATTAAATTAGGTGTAAATTTTCTTCGCTAGCTTGCATATGATAGAGTAATACAACCATATATATTTGGTTGCTAGTCATCATGTAACTTGTCTTTTTAAATATCTGAATAAAAATTCACACACAGTATATCTATATGCGAAAGTTTCAAAAACGTGAAAAAAATAGGATGGTAATGTCAAAAGTTCTATGAAAAACGGATAAGCAAACAAGATTTATTCCGAAATAAGGTGGAGAACCGTCGCCATTTGCCCTTGACAAACACGCCGATGGTTTAAGTTAGGTGTAACAAGGGCGAAGGGAACTAAATTAAGGCATGACAAATACGCCCTTGTTTTCCGAAAATTTTAAACCATCGGCTAGTTCGGTTTGTCAAGGGTTCGCTTCGCCAAATGGCTGGTTTGAATGTTAAACCATTCAAGGGCTCAGCTAAAGCTAAATTTAGGCGGCTTGTATTTCTAGAAGCCATTGTTGAGCGAGTTCAATCATTTTTGTCCAACGTGCCGGCATGTGTGGCAATTTGGAGAGTTCTGGGATCATAACTGGCACTTTATTCTCCAGTGAAGCATGTGGCCTGAGAAAGTTAAAATATGCTACGAATAAAGTCACATAGGATACCGATCCCTTTTCTGAACCAAACCCATGTGTAGCCTTATAATTACCCTTAAAAGTACGATTGAGTCTCTCAATAATTTGTTTAAGCGGTCGATATTCCGTTGAAACAGGATCCTCATTGGTTAATCCAATGACTTGCTTCACATCAAAGTGGATATCGTGCTGGGCAAAGAAGTGTTGAGCCAAAAGGTAAATAGGATTCCCATCGACCACAAAAGTAAGATCTTCTGGAATCTCTTTTAGCTTAAGCAATACTTCATCAATGGCTAATACAGCTGCCTGTGTATCTCGGTTTGGTGAAACAGGATACGACAAAATAATCTTTTTTACGGTATCAAAGAAGAAGAACAAGTAATTCCAACGTCCACTCACACGGATATACGTTTCATCACCGCAAAATTGATTGGAAAGCTCATACGGATAATGGTCGATAAACGGTTTCATTATGAGCGCGACACTGTTTTCGTAGTTTAAAATACTTTGGTGAGAAATAGAAACTCCGTGAATATCATTCATAATGGCCGCGGTTTTGCGCGCTGATAAGCCGTAGTTTACGTGATAAGTCAAAATAAGTCCCAGTGTATGCGGAGACACGTACAATTTCGATAAATCTACTTTCGGTAACTCTGGAGACTCTTTCGACAGTGGCTTATAGTCGAACTTAAACAGGCGAAATATATAGCGCATTTTGAACGCTTGTGGGTCTTTTTTGAACGGTTTCTTCTCTTCTTTCGAAAGACCTTTTAACTTCTTTTGGTAGTAAGAACATTGATTATTTTTACACTTGAAAACATCAAAATCTTTTCGTTCTTTTATCTTTTCAAGTGTTTTTGAACAGTGAGGACATCGTAAAATGGCCTCTTTCAAATAACGATTCTTTTCGCTAAACAAACACGCACACACTTTACATTGATATTGTCCTTTATCTCCATTATTTGCATAAAGAAAATCAGAAGGAGCACCACACTTTGGACAATTCAAATGAGAAGGCACACAAACTTTGGCGTTTTTATGTCTACGAACCGGTTTTAATGGTTTCCCGTGTTTTTCTAGAAAATCATTAAGTAGTTCTTGATAATCAAGCTTTT
Proteins encoded:
- a CDS encoding DDE-type integrase/transposase/recombinase — protein: MYPQLLTYLFEFIKYQDETIKILQTLLIGKSMFDKPEEKPISKPYRKLQVDELPIVETLEKLDYQELLNDFLEKHGKPLKPVRRHKNAKVCVPSHLNCPKCGAPSDFLYANNGDKGQYQCKVCACLFSEKNRYLKEAILRCPHCSKTLEKIKERKDFDVFKCKNNQCSYYQKKLKGLSKEEKKPFKKDPQAFKMRYIFRLFKFDYKPLSKESPELPKVDLSKLYVSPHTLGLILTYHVNYGLSARKTAAIMNDIHGVSISHQSILNYENSVALIMKPFIDHYPYELSNQFCGDETYIRVSGRWNYLFFFFDTVKKIILSYPVSPNRDTQAAVLAIDEVLLKLKEIPEDLTFVVDGNPIYLLAQHFFAQHDIHFDVKQVIGLTNEDPVSTEYRPLKQIIERLNRTFKGNYKATHGFGSEKGSVSYVTLFVAYFNFLRPHASLENKVPVMIPELSKLPHMPARWTKMIELAQQWLLEIQAA